A window of uncultured Litoreibacter sp. contains these coding sequences:
- a CDS encoding NAD(P)-dependent oxidoreductase, which produces MAKEPMLKFVSVERDMPEKRPPNLRANDFQEIYAEYAEAKAEEQSSRCSQCGVPYCQSHCPLHNNIPDWLRLTAQGRLQEAYEVSQATNTFPEICGRICPQDRLCEGNCVIEQSGHGTVTIGSVEKYITDTAWENGWVKPAVPSMERKESVGIIGAGPGGLAAADRLRRQGVQVTVYDRYDRAGGLLTYGIPGFKLEKDVVMKRIDQLAQSGVTFKQNCNVGEDISFADLQKAHDAILIATGVYKSRDLSGPGAGAKGIVRAIDFLTASNRKSFGDAVPEFDSGELNAEGKRVVVIGGGDTAMDCVRTAIRQGATSVKCLYRRDRANMPGSQREVANAEEEGVEFVWLTAPKGYTGDAVEGVMVSKMRLGAPDATGRQAPEIIDGADYVEDADLVIKALGFEPEDIPTLWDVPELAVTRWGTVKADFQTHETSLPGVYACGDIQRGASLVVWAIRDGREAADAMLTQFNAASAVAAE; this is translated from the coding sequence ATGGCGAAAGAGCCAATGCTAAAATTCGTGTCGGTAGAACGGGACATGCCGGAGAAGCGGCCACCTAACCTACGGGCAAATGATTTCCAGGAAATTTACGCTGAGTACGCTGAGGCAAAAGCAGAAGAGCAGTCCAGCCGATGCAGCCAGTGCGGCGTGCCCTATTGCCAGTCGCATTGCCCGCTGCACAACAACATTCCCGATTGGCTTCGGTTGACCGCGCAGGGCCGCTTGCAAGAGGCTTATGAGGTCAGCCAGGCGACGAACACATTCCCCGAAATCTGCGGCCGCATTTGTCCGCAGGACCGGCTGTGCGAAGGCAATTGCGTGATCGAGCAGTCCGGCCACGGCACGGTCACAATTGGCTCGGTCGAGAAATACATCACCGACACCGCGTGGGAAAACGGCTGGGTGAAACCGGCCGTCCCGTCGATGGAGCGCAAGGAAAGCGTCGGCATCATTGGCGCAGGTCCCGGTGGCTTGGCGGCGGCTGACCGGCTGCGCCGCCAAGGCGTGCAGGTGACGGTTTATGACCGTTATGATCGCGCGGGCGGACTGCTGACTTACGGCATTCCCGGCTTCAAGCTGGAGAAAGATGTTGTGATGAAACGCATCGACCAGCTGGCACAAAGTGGCGTCACCTTTAAGCAGAATTGTAACGTCGGCGAGGACATCTCCTTTGCTGATTTGCAGAAAGCGCATGACGCTATTCTCATTGCCACCGGCGTGTATAAATCGCGCGACCTGTCGGGGCCCGGAGCGGGTGCCAAAGGCATCGTTCGGGCGATTGATTTTCTGACCGCCAGCAACCGCAAAAGCTTTGGCGACGCGGTGCCTGAATTTGATTCAGGTGAGCTGAATGCCGAAGGCAAACGCGTCGTCGTCATCGGTGGCGGCGACACCGCGATGGATTGTGTGCGCACCGCCATCAGGCAGGGCGCGACGTCGGTCAAATGCCTCTATCGCAGGGACCGCGCCAACATGCCCGGCTCGCAACGCGAAGTGGCAAACGCCGAGGAAGAAGGTGTAGAATTTGTGTGGCTGACCGCGCCCAAAGGCTACACGGGCGATGCGGTCGAAGGCGTGATGGTGAGCAAGATGCGCCTTGGCGCGCCGGACGCCACAGGGCGCCAAGCCCCTGAAATCATTGATGGTGCTGACTATGTCGAAGATGCGGACCTGGTCATCAAGGCCCTTGGGTTCGAGCCCGAGGACATCCCGACATTGTGGGATGTGCCAGAGCTTGCGGTAACCCGTTGGGGCACGGTCAAGGCAGACTTCCAGACGCATGAAACCAGCCTGCCGGGCGTTTATGCGTGTGGTGACATTCAGCGCGGCGCCAGCCTTGTTGTCTGGGCCATTCGCGATGGGCGTGAAGCGGCAGATGCGATGTTGACCCAATTCAACGCGGCATCTGCAGTGGCGGCCGAGTGA
- a CDS encoding allophanate hydrolase subunit 1, with product MDASFKPIADHAVLVTFAEQVDEAAHAAVIALDRSLANDPPEGMDETVPALVNLLVTFDVAKTDHAAIEHAVRQHLTALSPIAQTGNERVVEICYEAPFGPDLDAVAAATGLSPDAVIAAHLSGDYRALMYGFSPGYAYLAGVPEGIRVPRKPMAVRDVAAGSVVIAGSQCIVTTLTMPTGWSILGRSPTQIFTGDPQHPFLFDVGDGVVFKRIDVATFERLSKERAHG from the coding sequence ATGGACGCATCATTCAAACCCATAGCAGATCACGCCGTGTTGGTGACATTTGCCGAGCAAGTCGATGAGGCAGCACATGCCGCGGTCATTGCGTTGGATAGATCGTTGGCAAATGACCCCCCGGAAGGCATGGACGAAACCGTGCCTGCACTGGTCAACCTGTTAGTGACATTTGATGTCGCAAAGACAGATCACGCGGCAATAGAGCACGCCGTGCGTCAGCACTTAACTGCCCTGTCTCCGATAGCCCAAACCGGGAATGAACGCGTTGTCGAGATCTGCTATGAGGCCCCCTTTGGCCCTGACCTTGACGCCGTTGCCGCGGCGACCGGGCTTTCACCCGATGCCGTGATCGCCGCCCATCTTTCTGGCGACTACCGTGCGCTGATGTACGGGTTCTCGCCCGGCTACGCCTATCTTGCGGGGGTTCCCGAAGGCATCCGCGTGCCACGAAAGCCAATGGCGGTGCGCGATGTCGCGGCTGGCAGCGTGGTTATTGCGGGATCACAGTGCATTGTGACCACGCTGACGATGCCGACAGGCTGGTCGATCCTGGGGCGGTCTCCTACGCAAATTTTTACCGGGGACCCCCAACACCCGTTCCTCTTTGATGTCGGCGACGGCGTTGTGTTCAAGCGTATTGACGTCGCGACCTTCGAGCGGCTGAGCAAAGAGCGTGCACATGGCTGA
- a CDS encoding biotin-dependent carboxyltransferase family protein, whose amino-acid sequence MAEAAFNVSFAGPLVTVQDGGRPGNMRYGVPRSGPMDRLAFDAAHAALGNAPGQTALEISLGGLILQCTAGTVTVAITGGDFVVDHAGQMLSSWTVITVHQGERLAVRAGRAGSWAYLAFAGNVQANAWMGSDATHSTSGFGGGAVASGQLIEVLDASIREGRHGDIRRPGFRTDGPIRAVIGPQDQHFDPVSLDRFTNETFEVTDAYDRMGMRLAGPELPLKNALSIPSEPILRGSVQVAGDGVPTVLLADHQTTGGYPKIATVISCDTDRLAQFRAGEKLRFDAISSAQALADVRDFLVHRQEYLENLGVVRGTLEQRLMRENLIHGCIYD is encoded by the coding sequence ATGGCTGAGGCGGCCTTCAATGTCAGTTTTGCCGGTCCGCTTGTCACCGTTCAAGATGGTGGAAGGCCCGGCAACATGCGATACGGGGTGCCGCGTTCAGGGCCCATGGACAGGCTCGCCTTTGATGCAGCCCATGCCGCGCTGGGCAATGCACCGGGACAAACAGCGCTGGAGATATCGCTGGGTGGCCTCATCTTGCAGTGCACCGCCGGGACGGTGACGGTGGCTATCACCGGGGGTGACTTTGTGGTCGATCATGCGGGGCAGATGCTGTCTTCCTGGACCGTAATAACAGTCCATCAAGGCGAGCGGCTGGCAGTTCGCGCAGGTCGCGCCGGGAGCTGGGCCTATCTGGCCTTTGCCGGAAACGTGCAGGCCAATGCATGGATGGGCAGCGACGCGACCCATTCCACGTCTGGCTTTGGAGGGGGCGCCGTTGCATCCGGCCAACTCATCGAGGTTTTGGACGCTTCGATCCGGGAAGGCCGGCATGGCGACATTCGCCGGCCGGGCTTTCGAACCGACGGCCCCATTCGGGCTGTCATTGGTCCCCAAGATCAGCATTTTGATCCGGTTTCTCTGGACCGATTTACAAACGAAACCTTCGAGGTGACAGATGCTTATGACAGAATGGGAATGCGGCTGGCAGGACCAGAGCTACCGCTGAAGAATGCCCTGTCCATCCCGTCCGAACCCATCCTGCGCGGCTCGGTGCAGGTGGCGGGGGACGGCGTTCCGACGGTGCTGCTGGCAGACCATCAAACCACCGGCGGATACCCCAAGATAGCAACGGTGATTTCGTGTGACACTGACAGGTTGGCGCAGTTCAGAGCGGGCGAAAAGCTGCGCTTTGACGCGATCTCCAGCGCACAGGCTTTGGCTGATGTCAGGGACTTTCTGGTTCACCGGCAAGAGTATCTTGAGAACCTCGGCGTGGTGCGGGGCACGTTGGAACAACGGCTGATGCGAGAGAATCTGATCCATGGCTGTATTTATGACTGA
- a CDS encoding undecaprenyl-diphosphate phosphatase encodes MSLFHLILVALIQGITEFLPVSSSGHLILLPALTGMDDQGQMIDIAVHVGTLFAVMLYFRADVGVAANGLPRLIRGKVDTQGAWLALLLIVSTIPVLLFGLVLKVTGFDAHLRSVALIGWTMLIFGIVLYWTDQKGEVTKTAPQWSIKDAVTMGVWQALALIPGTSRSGATISGARSLGYAREDAAKLAMLMSIPTILASGLLLGYEVVGDANLALAKDAAIAAVLSFIAALFALSLMMRLLKSVSFTPYVIYRIFLGIALLGYAYS; translated from the coding sequence ATGTCGCTCTTTCACCTCATATTGGTTGCTTTGATTCAGGGGATTACGGAATTCCTGCCGGTCAGCTCCTCCGGGCACCTGATTCTGTTGCCCGCTCTGACGGGAATGGATGATCAGGGCCAGATGATCGACATAGCCGTGCATGTCGGAACGCTCTTTGCGGTGATGCTGTATTTTCGGGCTGACGTAGGCGTTGCAGCAAACGGATTGCCCCGGCTGATCCGTGGAAAGGTCGATACCCAAGGCGCTTGGCTTGCCCTGCTGCTGATCGTTTCAACGATCCCAGTTCTGCTATTTGGGCTGGTCCTCAAAGTGACGGGGTTCGACGCTCATTTGCGATCCGTTGCGCTTATCGGTTGGACGATGCTGATCTTTGGGATTGTCCTCTACTGGACCGACCAAAAGGGAGAGGTCACCAAGACCGCGCCTCAATGGTCGATTAAGGACGCGGTGACGATGGGTGTTTGGCAAGCCCTTGCGTTGATACCCGGCACGTCCCGGTCCGGAGCCACGATCTCAGGGGCGCGATCCCTGGGCTACGCGCGTGAAGACGCGGCAAAGCTTGCAATGCTGATGTCGATCCCGACCATCTTGGCTTCCGGATTGTTGCTGGGGTACGAGGTCGTCGGAGATGCCAATTTGGCCTTGGCGAAGGACGCGGCGATTGCCGCGGTTCTGTCATTCATCGCCGCGCTCTTCGCGCTGTCGCTGATGATGCGGCTGCTGAAATCCGTGAGCTTCACGCCCTATGTGATTTATCGGATTTTCCTTGGAATCGCCCTGTTGGGCTACGCGTACAGCTAG
- a CDS encoding complex I NDUFA9 subunit family protein: MSKLATVYGGSGFVGRYIVRRLAKEGWRVRVAVRRPNEAIFVKPYGVVGQVEPVFCNIRDDASVRLVMEGADAVINCVGTFAKGGKNNFDAVQDEGAERIARIASELAVDQLVHLSAIGADVDSETLYGQSKGRGEAGVLRHFADAMILRPSVVFGPEDEFFNRFASMSRFGPVLPVIGADTKFQPVYVDDVAQAAMAGVNGTSGTFELGGPDVNTFRDLMNEMLQVIRRRRLVLNVPFFVGGIMGWSFDLLSTLTGGLIKGPVTRDQVTSLKSDVVVGDSAKGLADLGVTPTSMEAVLPSYLWRFRPSGQYDAIKESAKNLRVD, from the coding sequence ATGTCCAAGCTCGCAACTGTGTACGGCGGATCAGGTTTTGTCGGCCGCTATATTGTGCGCCGTCTGGCCAAAGAGGGCTGGCGCGTCCGCGTCGCCGTGCGCCGCCCAAATGAAGCGATCTTTGTGAAGCCCTACGGCGTCGTCGGCCAGGTTGAGCCGGTGTTTTGCAATATCCGCGATGACGCCTCTGTGCGGTTGGTGATGGAGGGGGCTGACGCCGTGATCAACTGCGTTGGAACTTTCGCCAAGGGCGGCAAAAACAATTTTGACGCGGTTCAGGACGAAGGCGCGGAACGTATCGCGCGCATCGCCTCAGAGCTTGCAGTGGATCAGTTGGTGCATCTGTCGGCGATCGGCGCCGATGTGGACAGCGAAACGTTGTACGGTCAATCGAAAGGTCGGGGTGAAGCCGGTGTGCTTCGTCATTTTGCGGATGCTATGATCCTGCGGCCATCCGTTGTTTTTGGGCCGGAAGACGAATTCTTCAACCGTTTCGCTTCGATGTCGCGCTTCGGTCCGGTGCTGCCTGTTATCGGCGCGGACACGAAGTTTCAGCCCGTCTATGTAGATGACGTGGCGCAGGCGGCCATGGCGGGTGTAAACGGCACCTCCGGCACGTTTGAGTTAGGTGGCCCCGACGTGAACACGTTCCGTGACTTGATGAACGAAATGCTGCAGGTCATCCGCCGGCGCCGTTTGGTGCTGAATGTGCCGTTCTTTGTGGGCGGCATCATGGGGTGGTCATTCGATCTGCTCAGCACATTGACCGGCGGTTTGATCAAAGGTCCGGTGACGCGCGATCAGGTCACCAGCCTGAAATCGGACGTGGTGGTCGGCGATAGCGCCAAAGGATTGGCGGATCTCGGGGTCACGCCGACTTCGATGGAGGCCGTGTTGCCGTCTTACCTGTGGCGGTTCCGTCCGTCAGGCCAGTATGACGCCATCAAGGAATCGGCGAAGAACCTGCGGGTGGACTAG